The following coding sequences lie in one Scatophagus argus isolate fScaArg1 chromosome 9, fScaArg1.pri, whole genome shotgun sequence genomic window:
- the irx2a gene encoding iroquois-class homeodomain protein IRX-2a, whose protein sequence is MSYPQGYLYQPPGSLALYSCPAYGASALAAPRNEDLARSSSGSAFSPYPGSAAFSASAGAGFSSPLSYPTDPTTGFPSYMSSPYDAHTTGMAGALSYHPYGSPGYPYQLNDPAYRKNATRDATATLKAWLQEHRKNPYPTKGEKIMLAIITKMTLTQVSTWFANARRRLKKENKMTWAPRNKSEDEDEEDGDGERKEVERSDKILDNSEASAEDEGISLHVDTLTDHSCSAESDGEKVSCRVGELGSDQAGDKCDDDDDDDDEDQKHDSRAQLSPKPVTSSPLTGVEAPVLGHHNHHHHHLHHLHHLHSQREDLARSLISSNNINTNKSSSCLDSRPSSGPPQNPTVKPKLWSLAEIATSDQKQQHQQHQLGQPGQPNCPSSSGGLLTPPTPSTASPAASSPSLYPAPSILGRPIYYTSPFYSNYTNYGNFSPLQGQGILRYTNSSGVSLAAAAAAAAAAAAANEGLSSSHQALEASTNPKNRPDSPLVKSNPNQIVIVEQQQQQHFRPVNLEAKKGT, encoded by the exons ATGTCCTATCCTCAGGGTTACCTCTACCAGCCCCCGGGCTCTCTGGCTCTTTATTCGTGTCCGGCTTACGGGGCCTCGGCTCTGGCTGCCCCGAGGAATGAAGACTTGGCGAGGTCGTCATCTGGCTCAGCCTTCAGCCCTTATCCTGGATCGGCTGCTTTCTCCGCCTCGGCCGGTGCAGGCTTCTCCAGTCCGCTGTCATATCCCACGGATCCAACAACGGGATTCCCATCCTACATG AGCTCTCCATATGACGCGCACACTACAGGCATGGCCGGGGCATTGAGTTACCACCCATACGGGAGTCCAGGATACCCCTACCAACTCAACGACCCGGCTTACCGCAAAAACGCCACCAGGGACGCTACGGCCACCCTGAAGGCCTGGCTGCAGGAGCACCGGAAGAACCCGTACCCGACAAAAGGGGAGAAGATTATGCTGGCCATTATCACCAAAATGACCCTGACGCAGGTCTCCACATGGTTCGCCAATGCCAGGCGGAGGCTCAAGAAGGAGAACAAGATGACCTGGGCGCCAAGGAATAAGAGCGAAGACGAGGATGAGGAAGACGGGGACGGGGAGAGGAAAGAGGTGGAGCGCTCTGACAAAATCCTGGATAACAGCGAGGCTTCAGCGGAGGATGAAG GTATCAGCTTGCACGTCGACACTCTGACGGACCACTCCTGCTCAGCAGAGTCTGACGGGGAGAAGGTCAGCTGTCGTGTGGGAGAACTGGGCTCCGACCAGGCCGGCGACAAATgcgacgacgacgacgacgacgacgacgagGACCAGAAGCACGACTCGCGGGCTCAGCTCTCGCCCAAACCCGTCACATCGTCTCCTCTGACGGGAGTAGAAGCTCCAGTTCTCGGCCatcacaaccaccaccaccaccacctccatcacctccaccaTCTCCACAGCCAGCGCGAGGATTTGGCCCGGAGCCTCATCAGCAGCAACAATATCAATACCAATAAATCGTCTTCATGCCTTGACAGCAGACCCTCTTCGGGGCCGCCTCAGAACCCAACAGTCAAGCCCAAACTATGGTCGCTGGCGGAGATTGCTACCTCGGACCAAAAGCAGCAACATCAGCAACACCAACTGGGGCAGCCTGGGCAACCAAATTGCCCCTCCTCCAGCGGTGGCCTCCTTACTCCCCCCACGCCTTCCACCGCCTCCCCGGCTGCCAGTTCCCCCTCCCTCTATCCGGCCCCCTCCATCCTTGGAAGACCTATTTATTACACTTCTCCCTTTTATAGCAATTACACAAACTATGGCAACTTCAGCCCCCTGCAGGGCCAAGGGATCCTGCGGTATACTAATTCATCTGGAGTGAGTTTggctgctgccgccgccgccgccgccgctgctgctgctgcaaacgAGGGTCTCAGCTCCTCTCACCAGGCTCTGGAGGCGAGCACCAACCCCAAGAACAGGCCAGACTCCCCCCTCGTTAAAAGTAACCCAAACCAGATTGTTATTgtcgagcagcagcagcagcagcatttcagaCCCGTAAATTTAGAAGCAAAGAAAGGTACGTAA